From one Allorhizobium ampelinum S4 genomic stretch:
- the arsK gene encoding arsenite efflux MFS transporter ArsK, whose product MSLNRTSPSRLSLSTDRGDILVTIALGLTQIIGYGTLYYSFSILAPAMGLDLGWSSEWIFATLSAALLAGGLVAPWVGRIIDDHGAGRVLTVGSMIAALSLAACAFAPGKITFVMALIVIEMASTLVQYTAAFAFLVQFRPQSAQRNITYLTLIAGFASTIFWPLTSALHADLSWRQVYLVYALLHLAICLPLHLWLASRVGERHAPVVAPSATSHHIMEGGLPDRLRPIAFLLMVTGFALESFVNAALLVHMVPLLTALGLGSAALLVGTLFGPSQVLSRFTNMMFGRDLSQLTLALVSALLMPGAVAVLLLTAPSFSGALIFAVLFGLGSGLGSIVQGTLPLALFGSAGYGRRQGHVTAVRLVVSSTAPFAFAWMMENMGTDLALAINTAIGGVAVLAFLAIAHLAQRQRTMPT is encoded by the coding sequence ATGAGCCTGAATAGGACCAGTCCCAGTCGCTTGTCGCTTTCGACCGACCGGGGCGATATCCTTGTGACCATCGCCTTGGGGCTGACGCAAATCATCGGTTACGGCACGCTCTATTATAGTTTCAGTATTCTCGCCCCCGCAATGGGTTTGGATCTTGGCTGGTCGAGCGAATGGATTTTTGCAACTCTTTCCGCTGCTCTGCTGGCAGGCGGACTGGTAGCACCCTGGGTAGGACGCATCATCGATGACCATGGTGCAGGTCGGGTCCTGACGGTGGGATCGATGATCGCTGCGCTGTCCCTGGCCGCCTGCGCGTTTGCGCCGGGCAAGATTACATTTGTAATGGCGCTGATCGTCATTGAGATGGCATCGACCCTGGTACAATATACGGCGGCTTTTGCCTTTCTTGTCCAGTTTCGGCCGCAGAGTGCGCAACGGAATATCACTTATCTGACTTTGATCGCCGGTTTTGCCTCGACGATTTTCTGGCCATTGACCTCGGCCCTTCATGCCGATCTCAGCTGGCGGCAGGTCTATCTGGTTTACGCGCTTCTGCATCTTGCCATCTGCTTGCCACTTCATCTGTGGCTGGCAAGCAGGGTGGGTGAGCGTCATGCACCAGTTGTCGCTCCCAGCGCCACGTCACATCATATCATGGAAGGAGGGCTGCCCGACAGGTTGCGACCTATCGCCTTTCTCCTGATGGTGACAGGTTTTGCGCTTGAAAGCTTCGTGAATGCGGCTTTGCTCGTGCATATGGTGCCGCTGTTGACGGCGCTCGGCCTTGGCTCCGCCGCTCTATTGGTCGGAACCCTGTTTGGTCCATCGCAAGTCCTCAGCCGCTTCACCAATATGATGTTTGGCCGCGATCTGTCTCAACTGACATTGGCACTGGTTTCGGCGCTGCTGATGCCGGGGGCAGTTGCGGTGCTTTTGTTGACGGCGCCATCCTTTTCAGGCGCATTGATTTTTGCGGTCCTGTTCGGCTTGGGCTCCGGCCTTGGCAGCATCGTCCAGGGAACCCTGCCGCTGGCATTGTTCGGCAGCGCCGGTTATGGCAGGCGCCAGGGGCACGTCACCGCCGTTCGGTTGGTCGTGTCTTCGACGGCCCCTTTCGCTTTCGCATGGATGATGGAAAACATGGGTACGGACCTGGCTCTTGCAATCAACACCGCCATTGGCGGTGTTGCGGTCCTCGCCTTCCTGGCAATTGCACATTTGGCCCAGCGTCAGCGCACAATGCCAACATAG
- a CDS encoding response regulator, whose protein sequence is MKGQRILVVDDEPQILRFLRPALAAAGYEVIEADTGKQALALVATAVPDLLILDLGLPDMDGKEVIAQLRHWNPIPIIVLSARDREVEKIAALDLGADDYLEKPFGIGELTARIRVALRHKPQAEPAPSIIRSGELVIDIDHRLVTRADQPVKLTPKEYDLLRLLATHAGRVLTHGALLKEVWGPAHAHDLQYLRVFIRQIRAKIEKDESQPAIILTEAGVGYRFVLA, encoded by the coding sequence ATGAAAGGGCAACGCATTCTCGTCGTCGATGATGAGCCACAGATCCTCCGGTTCCTGCGCCCTGCCCTTGCGGCGGCCGGTTACGAGGTGATTGAAGCCGATACGGGCAAGCAGGCATTGGCGCTGGTGGCAACCGCCGTGCCGGACCTACTGATCCTCGATCTCGGCCTGCCTGATATGGACGGCAAAGAGGTGATCGCCCAATTGCGCCACTGGAACCCGATCCCGATCATCGTGCTATCCGCACGGGACCGTGAGGTCGAAAAGATCGCCGCCCTTGATCTCGGTGCCGACGATTATCTCGAAAAACCGTTCGGAATCGGCGAATTGACGGCCCGCATTCGCGTCGCCCTTCGCCATAAACCGCAAGCGGAACCGGCCCCATCCATCATCCGCAGTGGTGAACTCGTCATCGACATCGACCACCGCCTCGTCACAAGAGCGGATCAGCCGGTCAAGTTGACGCCGAAGGAATATGATCTGCTGCGCCTGCTCGCCACCCATGCGGGTCGCGTCTTGACCCATGGCGCCTTGCTGAAAGAGGTATGGGGGCCGGCCCATGCCCACGACCTTCAATATCTGCGCGTCTTTATTCGCCAGATCCGCGCCAAGATTGAAAAAGACGAAAGCCAACCGGCAATCATCCTCACCGAAGCCGGGGTGGGGTATCGCTTTGTGCTGGCGTAA
- a CDS encoding sensor histidine kinase → MSDAQRDTNRRPDPDALLGLANRDGRGKLTIFLGAAPGVGKTYAMLSRARGQKTAGIDIVIGLVETHGRSETELLTDGLETLPRKQIAYKDRVLEEFDIDAALARRPAVIIVDELAHSNVPESRHPKRHQDIEELLAAGIDVWTALNIQHLESLSEIVTQITGVQVRETVPDRVLKQADVVVLIDLPPEELIVRLREGKIYLPDNARRATDSFFRLGNLTALRELALRRTADRVDDQMVDYLKQNAIEGPWRTGERLLVCIGPDALSEKVVRTASNLASGMNARWLVVSLEQADQADENPGDQTRIEELFRLAERFGAETRRVQGRDFVHEILRLAKKEHVTQIVIGAPKRSRWQRLFRRSLPDALLDVRSGMGIHLVTGEAAPEKTKRVGLTKTFSLKSLPVRPRDIITALITTTVAVIGARGIIHFVALPNVSMLFLLAVLVSALREGYVAAVLTSVLSALAYNFFFISPVFTLTIAAPHEVFAFVMFIAAALIAGGIAARIRAQGQIAARRATQTQILYDVSSKLAGTVDADGVVWTAVSQLNGIIKRPVALLSPQNGTLALRSCWPPDTELGVAEMAAARFALEKGETAGAGTGTLPNSKLQFRPLRSPAGTLAVCGHEMTGEPLDPMEERALSAILDQVTIALDRANLTIRSVEDQARLERERFQSTLLSSISHDLRTPLATITGAVTSLKEFGERMPVESRRDLLQSIEEEGERLSRFVGNLLDMTRIEAGALEAKHDWVDLNDVISDSIARARRVAPATEISASIAKDLPLLRADSLLLGQVLFNLIDNACKHGGGEPVTVYARADDTVLSLSVTDMGKGISEKDIDRIFEKFYRRGKGADGRKPGTGLGLAIAKGFVEAMGGTITVESPAVKRIGTRFTLRFPLENMEKDRAEA, encoded by the coding sequence ATGTCCGACGCCCAGCGCGACACCAACCGCCGTCCCGATCCTGACGCCCTGCTTGGGCTCGCCAACCGGGACGGACGGGGAAAACTGACGATTTTTCTGGGAGCAGCGCCCGGAGTTGGAAAAACCTATGCCATGTTATCACGTGCCCGCGGTCAAAAGACGGCGGGCATTGATATCGTTATCGGCCTGGTCGAGACCCATGGCCGCAGCGAAACCGAATTGCTGACGGACGGGCTCGAAACCCTGCCGCGCAAGCAGATTGCCTACAAGGACCGTGTCCTAGAGGAATTCGACATCGACGCGGCGCTTGCCCGCCGTCCTGCGGTCATCATTGTCGATGAGCTTGCCCATAGCAATGTCCCGGAAAGCCGCCATCCGAAACGCCACCAGGACATCGAGGAACTTCTGGCTGCCGGAATCGACGTCTGGACCGCCTTGAACATCCAGCATCTCGAAAGCCTCTCGGAAATCGTCACGCAAATCACCGGCGTCCAGGTGCGGGAAACCGTGCCAGACCGGGTGTTGAAACAGGCCGATGTGGTCGTGCTCATCGACCTGCCACCGGAAGAACTGATCGTCCGGCTGCGAGAGGGCAAGATCTACCTGCCTGACAATGCCCGTCGCGCCACCGACAGCTTCTTTCGGCTTGGCAATCTGACCGCGCTGCGCGAATTGGCCTTGCGCCGCACCGCCGACCGGGTCGATGACCAAATGGTAGATTACCTCAAGCAAAATGCCATTGAAGGACCGTGGCGCACGGGTGAGCGGCTGCTTGTCTGCATCGGCCCGGATGCGCTCTCGGAAAAAGTGGTGCGCACCGCCAGCAATCTTGCGTCGGGGATGAATGCCCGTTGGTTGGTCGTCTCTCTGGAACAGGCCGACCAGGCGGATGAAAATCCCGGCGACCAGACCCGGATTGAAGAGCTATTTCGCCTGGCGGAACGGTTTGGTGCAGAAACCCGGCGTGTGCAGGGCCGCGATTTCGTTCACGAAATCCTGCGTCTCGCCAAGAAGGAACACGTCACCCAGATCGTTATTGGCGCACCGAAGCGATCCCGCTGGCAAAGGCTTTTCCGCCGCTCCCTGCCGGATGCCTTGCTGGACGTCAGATCCGGCATGGGCATTCACCTGGTCACCGGCGAAGCCGCACCAGAGAAAACAAAGCGCGTCGGGCTGACGAAAACCTTTTCACTGAAGAGCCTGCCCGTTCGCCCAAGAGATATCATCACCGCTCTCATCACCACCACGGTGGCGGTCATCGGCGCACGCGGCATCATCCATTTCGTGGCCCTGCCCAATGTGTCCATGCTGTTTCTGCTCGCGGTGCTGGTTTCGGCTTTGCGGGAAGGCTATGTCGCCGCCGTTCTGACCTCCGTGTTATCGGCGCTGGCCTATAATTTCTTTTTCATCTCTCCGGTTTTCACCCTGACCATCGCCGCGCCGCATGAAGTCTTTGCCTTCGTCATGTTCATTGCGGCCGCGCTGATCGCCGGGGGCATTGCCGCACGGATACGCGCCCAGGGGCAGATCGCGGCCCGCCGCGCCACACAGACGCAGATCCTCTATGACGTCTCTTCAAAACTTGCAGGCACGGTGGATGCCGACGGCGTGGTCTGGACCGCCGTCAGCCAGTTGAACGGCATTATCAAGCGGCCCGTTGCCTTGCTCTCACCGCAAAACGGCACGCTCGCCCTACGCTCCTGCTGGCCGCCGGATACCGAGCTTGGCGTGGCGGAAATGGCCGCGGCCCGTTTTGCTCTCGAAAAAGGCGAGACAGCGGGTGCTGGCACCGGTACCCTGCCGAATTCGAAACTGCAATTTCGGCCCTTGCGCAGTCCTGCCGGTACACTGGCGGTCTGTGGCCATGAAATGACTGGGGAGCCACTCGATCCGATGGAGGAGCGGGCGCTGTCCGCCATTCTGGACCAGGTGACAATCGCTCTCGACCGCGCCAATCTGACGATCCGCAGCGTCGAGGACCAGGCGCGGCTGGAACGAGAGCGGTTCCAATCGACACTCCTGTCTTCCATCTCCCACGATCTGCGCACGCCGCTTGCCACGATTACCGGCGCCGTCACCAGTCTGAAGGAATTTGGCGAGCGCATGCCCGTCGAAAGTCGTCGCGACCTGCTGCAATCCATCGAGGAAGAGGGCGAAAGGCTGTCACGTTTTGTCGGCAATCTCCTGGACATGACCCGGATTGAGGCAGGCGCATTGGAAGCCAAGCACGATTGGGTGGATTTGAACGATGTGATTTCGGACAGCATCGCCCGTGCTCGCCGTGTCGCACCAGCCACAGAGATCAGCGCCAGCATTGCCAAGGACCTGCCCTTGCTGCGGGCAGATAGCCTGCTTCTGGGTCAGGTGTTGTTCAACCTGATCGACAATGCCTGCAAGCATGGCGGCGGCGAGCCGGTCACCGTCTATGCCCGCGCCGATGATACAGTGCTGTCGCTTTCGGTAACGGACATGGGCAAGGGCATTTCGGAAAAAGACATCGACCGGATCTTTGAAAAGTTCTACCGTCGCGGCAAGGGAGCCGATGGCCGCAAGCCGGGGACTGGCCTTGGCCTTGCCATTGCCAAGGGCTTTGTTGAGGCGATGGGCGGCACGATCACCGTCGAAAGCCCGGCGGTGAAACGGATAGGCACGCGGTTCACCCTGCGTTTTCCGCTGGAGAATATGGAAAAGGACCGGGCTGAGGCATGA
- the kdpC gene encoding potassium-transporting ATPase subunit KdpC — translation MLSHLRPAITMTVLFTGLCGLAYPLAITGVAQAVLPAQANGSIVTKGDAVVGSALIGQAFTSPRYFASRPSATSNSPYNPLASGGTNLGATSQKLKDQIAAAVTAWQANGRSGPVPADAVTSSASGLDPDISPENARQQVALVAKARNMPEKDVAALVEAQVQPRLLGVIGEPRVNVLRLNMALDAAGATQ, via the coding sequence ATGCTGTCCCATCTTCGTCCCGCCATCACCATGACCGTGCTGTTTACCGGTCTTTGCGGCCTCGCCTATCCGCTCGCCATCACCGGCGTTGCGCAAGCGGTGCTTCCCGCCCAGGCCAATGGCAGCATTGTCACGAAAGGCGATGCCGTGGTCGGCTCGGCCCTGATCGGCCAAGCCTTCACGTCGCCACGCTATTTCGCCTCCCGCCCATCGGCCACCAGCAATTCGCCCTATAATCCGCTGGCGTCAGGCGGCACCAATCTTGGGGCCACCTCGCAAAAGCTGAAGGACCAGATTGCCGCCGCTGTCACCGCCTGGCAAGCGAACGGTCGCAGCGGGCCAGTGCCTGCTGATGCCGTCACGTCGTCCGCTTCCGGGCTTGACCCGGATATCTCGCCTGAAAATGCTCGCCAACAGGTGGCGCTGGTTGCCAAAGCCCGCAACATGCCGGAAAAGGATGTGGCAGCGCTGGTGGAAGCCCAGGTGCAACCGCGACTTCTTGGCGTGATCGGTGAGCCAAGGGTCAATGTATTGCGGCTGAACATGGCGCTCGATGCGGCGGGAGCCACTCAATAA
- the kdpB gene encoding potassium-transporting ATPase subunit KdpB, with translation MTQSQSTTETRPAQRLFEPSILKGAFKDAFVKLDPRQLIRNPVMFVTEIVAMVVTILAVRDLITGNSAVFSGQIAAWLWFTVLFATFAEAVAEGRGKAQADSLRRTKSELSARKVTGNAASSRETTTVAATTLKIGDVVLVAAGELIPGDGEVIEGVASVNESAITGESAPVIREAGGDRSAVTGGTQVLSDEIRIKITTAPGSSFVDRMIALIEGAERQKTPNEIALSILLSGLTLIFVIAVVTLWGLASYSGVVLTVTVMAALLVTLIPTTIGGLLSAIGIAGMDRLVRFNVIATSGRAVEAAGDVDTLLLDKTGTITFGNRMASDFIAVPGVSATEIAEAALLASLSDETPEGRSIVALATGEYGQSAPDAAPDAVIPFTAETRLSGVDIGAKRLRKGAVDSVLAFTGLDAASAPRAFTDAVTRIAQSGGTPLAVADGSRLLGVIHLKDVVKPGIKERFAALRAMGIRTVMVTGDNPITAAAIASEAGVDDFLAQATPEDKLAYIRKAQQGSRLIAMCGDGTNDAPALAQADVGVAMQTGTQAAREAANMVDLDSSPTKLIEIVEIGKQLLMTRGSLTTFSIANDVAKYFAIIPALFVTAYPGLAALNIMQLASPQSAILSAVIFNALIIVALIPLALKGVAYRPVGAAALLRRNLLVYGVGGLILPFIGIKIVDLAITTLHWV, from the coding sequence ATGACACAGTCACAATCCACCACAGAGACCAGGCCTGCCCAACGGCTGTTCGAACCGTCGATCCTCAAGGGCGCGTTCAAAGATGCCTTCGTGAAGCTCGATCCACGGCAACTGATCCGCAATCCGGTGATGTTCGTCACCGAAATCGTCGCCATGGTCGTCACGATCCTGGCGGTCCGCGACCTGATTACCGGAAATTCAGCGGTATTCTCCGGCCAGATTGCCGCCTGGCTCTGGTTTACCGTGTTGTTTGCCACCTTCGCGGAAGCGGTCGCCGAAGGCCGGGGCAAGGCACAGGCCGATAGCCTGCGCCGCACCAAGAGCGAGCTTTCCGCACGTAAAGTCACGGGCAATGCCGCCAGCAGCCGGGAAACAACCACGGTTGCCGCCACCACGCTGAAGATTGGCGATGTGGTACTGGTTGCCGCTGGCGAACTCATCCCCGGCGATGGCGAAGTGATTGAAGGCGTTGCCTCAGTCAACGAAAGCGCCATTACCGGCGAATCCGCGCCTGTGATCCGCGAGGCTGGCGGCGACCGCTCTGCTGTGACAGGCGGAACCCAGGTTCTGTCGGACGAGATCCGCATCAAGATCACCACGGCTCCCGGCTCTTCCTTCGTTGACCGGATGATTGCGCTGATCGAAGGGGCCGAACGCCAGAAAACCCCAAATGAAATCGCTCTGTCGATCCTGCTTTCCGGGTTGACGCTGATCTTCGTGATCGCCGTCGTCACACTCTGGGGTCTTGCCAGCTATTCCGGCGTGGTGCTGACGGTTACGGTCATGGCCGCCCTTCTGGTGACGCTGATCCCGACAACGATCGGCGGCCTGCTATCGGCCATCGGCATTGCAGGTATGGACCGGCTGGTGCGCTTCAACGTCATCGCCACCTCGGGCCGCGCCGTGGAAGCGGCGGGCGACGTGGATACGCTGCTGCTCGACAAGACCGGCACCATCACCTTCGGCAACCGCATGGCCAGCGATTTCATCGCCGTACCCGGTGTCAGCGCCACTGAAATCGCCGAGGCTGCCCTTCTTGCTAGCCTTTCCGATGAAACACCTGAAGGCCGCTCCATCGTAGCCTTGGCCACCGGCGAATACGGCCAGTCCGCTCCCGATGCGGCACCGGATGCGGTCATCCCGTTCACCGCCGAAACCCGGCTTTCCGGCGTCGATATCGGGGCTAAGCGTCTGCGCAAGGGTGCGGTGGATTCGGTCCTGGCCTTTACCGGTCTCGACGCGGCATCGGCACCACGCGCCTTTACCGACGCCGTCACCCGGATCGCCCAATCGGGCGGCACGCCGCTGGCCGTTGCCGATGGCAGCCGGTTATTGGGTGTCATTCACCTGAAGGACGTGGTCAAGCCCGGCATCAAGGAACGCTTCGCCGCCCTGCGCGCCATGGGCATCCGCACGGTGATGGTCACGGGTGACAACCCGATCACCGCCGCAGCGATTGCCTCTGAAGCCGGTGTGGATGATTTTCTGGCCCAGGCGACGCCGGAAGACAAGCTTGCCTATATCCGCAAGGCCCAGCAGGGCAGCCGGTTGATCGCCATGTGCGGCGATGGCACCAATGACGCCCCGGCGCTGGCCCAGGCCGATGTCGGTGTCGCCATGCAGACCGGCACGCAGGCTGCACGTGAAGCCGCCAATATGGTCGATCTGGATTCCAGCCCGACCAAGCTGATCGAGATTGTCGAAATCGGCAAGCAGCTGTTGATGACACGCGGTTCGCTGACGACGTTTTCGATTGCCAATGACGTCGCCAAATATTTCGCCATCATTCCGGCTCTGTTTGTCACCGCCTATCCGGGGCTTGCCGCGCTCAACATCATGCAGCTCGCCTCGCCGCAATCGGCCATCCTCTCGGCGGTGATCTTCAACGCGCTGATTATCGTTGCGCTGATCCCGCTTGCCCTCAAGGGGGTTGCCTACCGCCCGGTTGGGGCCGCAGCACTGCTGCGTCGCAATCTTCTGGTCTATGGTGTGGGCGGCCTGATCCTTCCCTTCATCGGCATCAAGATTGTCGATCTCGCCATTACAACGCTGCATTGGGTGTAA
- the kdpA gene encoding potassium-transporting ATPase subunit KdpA, protein MSSNGWLQIGLLLALVFLTIKPLGLYIACVFEGQRTFLSPILGPLERLLLRISGVDARREQGWLAYTLAMLAFNAAGFLALYGILRLQAYLPYNPQGFAGMTPDLAFNTAISFVTNTNWQAYSGEQSASHFSQMAGLAVQNFLSAATGIAIALAVTRAFARSAANTLGNFWVDMTRSTLYLLLPMSIVLALVFVWMGIPQTLDASVTATTLDGAQQTIALGPIASQEAIKQLGTNGGGFFNANAAHPFENPSAISDYFNILAMMSITMALIYAFGKMVGDLRQGWALIASVAVLLIAGIAAVYIAETAGNPIHLALGLDPSFGNMEGKEVRFGQAMSAAYTAITTGISNGGVNTMHGSLTPLGGLVPLFLIQLGEILPGGVGSGLYGLIVFCVLTVFVAGLMVGRTPEFLGKKIEAREMKFAMLAVLVLPFAILGFSAIAAVLPNALASLGNAGPHGLSEILYAYTSAAGNNGSAFAGLSANTAWYNTTLGISMALGRFAYAVPVLAIAGSLAAKTKGTASAGTFPTHTPLFVGLLVAIIIILGGLQYFPALALGPIAEHVGMLAGTLY, encoded by the coding sequence ATGTCTTCCAACGGTTGGCTGCAAATCGGCTTGCTGCTCGCTCTCGTCTTCCTCACCATCAAACCGCTTGGGCTTTACATCGCCTGCGTGTTCGAGGGGCAGCGGACGTTTCTCTCTCCCATTCTCGGCCCTCTTGAGCGGCTGCTCCTGCGCATATCCGGCGTTGATGCGCGCCGCGAACAAGGCTGGCTAGCCTATACGCTTGCCATGCTCGCCTTCAATGCCGCTGGCTTTCTGGCGCTTTATGGCATTTTGCGGCTTCAGGCCTATCTGCCCTATAATCCGCAGGGCTTTGCTGGCATGACACCCGATCTGGCCTTCAATACCGCGATCAGCTTCGTCACCAATACCAATTGGCAGGCCTATTCCGGCGAACAGTCCGCCAGCCATTTCTCGCAGATGGCAGGCCTTGCGGTCCAGAACTTCCTGTCGGCGGCCACCGGTATTGCCATTGCGCTGGCCGTCACCCGGGCCTTTGCCCGCTCGGCTGCCAACACACTCGGGAATTTCTGGGTCGATATGACCCGCTCGACGCTGTATCTGCTGCTGCCAATGTCGATTGTGCTGGCTCTGGTTTTCGTCTGGATGGGCATTCCTCAAACCCTCGATGCATCTGTGACGGCCACGACACTGGATGGCGCCCAACAGACCATCGCACTGGGCCCGATTGCCAGCCAGGAAGCCATCAAGCAGCTCGGCACCAATGGCGGCGGTTTCTTCAATGCCAATGCGGCCCATCCGTTTGAAAACCCCTCGGCGATCAGCGATTATTTCAACATCCTCGCAATGATGTCGATCACCATGGCGCTGATCTATGCCTTCGGCAAAATGGTCGGCGACCTGCGCCAGGGTTGGGCGCTGATTGCCAGTGTGGCCGTGCTGCTGATTGCCGGCATCGCCGCCGTCTATATCGCTGAAACCGCAGGCAACCCGATCCATCTGGCGCTTGGGCTCGATCCTTCATTCGGCAATATGGAGGGCAAGGAAGTCCGCTTTGGTCAGGCGATGAGTGCGGCTTATACGGCGATCACAACAGGCATTTCCAACGGTGGCGTCAACACCATGCATGGTTCGCTGACCCCGCTTGGCGGTCTGGTGCCACTGTTCCTGATCCAGCTTGGCGAAATCCTTCCCGGTGGCGTCGGCTCCGGCCTTTACGGGCTGATCGTCTTCTGTGTGCTGACTGTCTTCGTCGCTGGCCTGATGGTCGGGCGCACACCGGAATTCCTGGGCAAGAAGATCGAGGCCCGGGAAATGAAATTTGCCATGCTGGCCGTACTGGTCCTGCCCTTTGCCATTCTGGGGTTCTCGGCGATTGCTGCCGTACTCCCCAATGCGCTGGCTTCGCTTGGCAATGCCGGACCGCATGGTCTGTCGGAAATACTCTATGCCTATACGTCTGCGGCTGGCAATAACGGCTCGGCATTTGCAGGGCTTTCGGCCAATACGGCCTGGTATAATACCACGCTCGGCATTTCCATGGCGCTTGGCCGCTTCGCCTATGCGGTTCCCGTCCTCGCCATTGCCGGTTCTCTCGCTGCAAAGACAAAAGGCACGGCCTCGGCAGGTACCTTCCCCACGCACACGCCGCTCTTTGTCGGCCTGCTCGTCGCCATCATCATCATCCTGGGCGGGCTGCAATACTTCCCAGCATTGGCACTTGGTCCCATTGCAGAACATGTCGGCATGCTCGCCGGAACCCTTTATTGA
- a CDS encoding potassium-transporting ATPase subunit F: protein MFEPLLGLAAALFICVYLLITLIRPERF from the coding sequence ATGTTCGAACCCCTGCTCGGTCTTGCCGCCGCCCTGTTCATCTGCGTGTACCTGCTGATCACGCTGATCAGGCCTGAACGTTTCTGA
- a CDS encoding FUSC family protein — protein sequence MKTVLGLAMTSETETARRPSGHWVRRIARWLELRAIGLTPEHLDIIDGLRSAFIVGVPVLIVAAGQNQFGWSIFAAFWTCLADTGGEKRFQRRMLATFALLGSLTAFLASWLAGFGSIAGLAAGSILVGLTALLPLRWPVVPLVATLLGVVGVVAAGYPHTAPQAALLACSFLAGSAWAALVLTVLWPTDAWRPARRAISAVYARLADMTLELDTISQPAAMQAWTFKSSQHRRAVRNAMERARSHLARAARPSEQSDKTALHIALLAADDIFHALLALDHLRSSERQADIGQLCAEVIRPSLIAAAQNLSLHTEPVTELQNRLSVLEKSVSDRRDAVAGAVRSIATALQWKTAPDVAETAGPEQAASDKMAQARQRQHFLRGAVRSAVGVTVVTVVAHLLALNYPYWAAMAVVVVLQPDRRMSWSRALERIVGSVVGSALALALLTSIPASGLLTAIIIPLAAATIALRSVSYTLFVTVLTMLFVLTMDMLHPGAGIASARMLDNIIGSLAAIIVTFLVWPDKAPSLSELAARALDANRAYRDAAERGDAAQIALTRRAAGIASTEAEIAFHAPDRYLGKTPPATDVETLAKARQLAGEAAVLWHSR from the coding sequence GTGAAAACTGTCCTTGGCTTGGCGATGACATCAGAGACTGAAACAGCACGCCGCCCTTCAGGACATTGGGTTCGCCGCATTGCGCGCTGGCTGGAACTGCGTGCAATCGGGTTGACGCCTGAACATCTCGACATCATTGATGGCCTGCGCTCGGCCTTTATCGTCGGCGTTCCCGTCCTCATCGTCGCGGCAGGGCAAAACCAATTTGGCTGGTCGATTTTTGCGGCTTTCTGGACCTGCCTTGCCGATACCGGCGGCGAAAAACGGTTCCAGCGGCGGATGCTGGCGACCTTCGCGCTGCTTGGCAGCCTTACGGCTTTCCTCGCGTCCTGGCTTGCGGGTTTCGGGTCCATAGCAGGGCTGGCCGCCGGCTCAATTCTCGTCGGTTTGACCGCATTGCTGCCGCTGCGCTGGCCTGTCGTGCCGCTTGTCGCCACACTCCTTGGCGTGGTTGGCGTTGTGGCGGCGGGTTATCCTCACACGGCACCGCAAGCGGCACTGCTCGCCTGTTCGTTTCTGGCTGGCAGCGCCTGGGCCGCGCTGGTGCTGACTGTCCTGTGGCCAACAGATGCCTGGCGCCCAGCACGGCGCGCCATTTCCGCCGTTTACGCCCGGCTGGCCGATATGACGCTTGAGCTCGACACCATATCTCAGCCCGCAGCCATGCAAGCCTGGACCTTCAAAAGCAGCCAACATCGGCGTGCTGTGCGCAATGCGATGGAGCGCGCGCGGTCTCACCTTGCCCGCGCAGCTCGTCCATCGGAGCAGAGCGACAAGACCGCCCTCCATATCGCGCTTTTGGCGGCGGACGATATTTTTCACGCGCTTCTGGCGCTTGACCATCTGCGTTCATCCGAGCGGCAGGCAGATATTGGCCAGCTTTGCGCCGAGGTTATCCGGCCGAGCCTCATTGCGGCTGCCCAAAATCTCTCCCTGCATACGGAGCCAGTGACCGAGCTGCAAAATCGGCTTTCAGTGCTGGAAAAGAGCGTTTCGGACCGCCGTGACGCCGTCGCGGGCGCGGTGCGGAGCATTGCAACAGCACTCCAATGGAAAACCGCACCAGACGTTGCCGAAACGGCGGGACCGGAACAGGCCGCTTCGGACAAGATGGCACAGGCCCGGCAGCGGCAACATTTTTTGCGTGGGGCCGTTCGCAGTGCCGTGGGGGTGACGGTTGTCACCGTCGTCGCCCATCTGCTGGCCTTGAACTATCCCTATTGGGCCGCCATGGCCGTGGTCGTGGTTTTGCAGCCGGACCGGCGGATGAGCTGGAGCCGGGCGCTGGAGCGTATCGTCGGTTCGGTTGTGGGGAGCGCCTTGGCTCTGGCGTTACTGACCAGCATACCGGCATCAGGGCTGCTTACCGCCATCATCATTCCCCTCGCCGCAGCAACCATTGCCCTGCGCTCCGTCAGTTATACGCTGTTCGTCACCGTGCTGACCATGCTGTTCGTTCTGACCATGGACATGTTGCATCCAGGCGCTGGCATTGCATCGGCGCGAATGCTCGACAATATCATCGGCAGTCTCGCGGCAATCATTGTCACCTTCCTCGTCTGGCCCGACAAGGCGCCGTCCCTTTCAGAGCTGGCAGCCCGGGCGCTGGACGCCAATCGCGCTTACCGTGATGCCGCCGAACGCGGCGACGCGGCGCAGATCGCTCTCACGCGCCGCGCTGCCGGAATTGCCAGCACCGAAGCCGAGATCGCTTTCCATGCACCGGATCGATACCTTGGGAAAACGCCCCCTGCCACCGATGTCGAGACACTGGCAAAGGCGCGGCAACTCGCTGGCGAAGCGGCAGTTCTGTGGCATAGCCGGTAG